A stretch of the Serratia marcescens genome encodes the following:
- a CDS encoding Mpo1 family 2-hydroxy fatty acid dioxygenase produces MRNLEDQLAAYAAYHRDARNIATHFIGIPLIVISLLALLSRPAWGAGGLPFSPACAVVIVAALYYLRLNLRLGIMMLALLLLCLVFGAWVASLSTVAWLSVGIGGFVIGWLFQFVGHFWEGRKPAFMDDVTGLIIGPLFVLAEACFLAGGLRELQRNIEMRSGKVRNEKR; encoded by the coding sequence ATGCGAAATCTGGAAGATCAACTTGCCGCTTATGCCGCCTATCACCGCGATGCGCGCAATATCGCCACGCATTTTATCGGCATCCCGTTGATCGTCATCAGCCTGCTGGCGCTGCTCTCCCGGCCGGCGTGGGGCGCGGGAGGGCTGCCGTTTTCGCCGGCCTGCGCGGTGGTTATTGTCGCGGCCCTCTATTACCTGCGGCTGAACCTGCGCCTTGGCATCATGATGCTGGCGTTGCTGCTGCTGTGCCTCGTGTTCGGCGCCTGGGTGGCGTCGCTGTCGACGGTGGCGTGGCTGAGCGTCGGTATCGGCGGCTTTGTCATCGGCTGGCTGTTTCAGTTTGTCGGGCATTTCTGGGAGGGGCGAAAACCGGCGTTTATGGACGACGTGACGGGCCTCATCATCGGCCCGCTGTTCGTGCTGGCGGAAGCCTGCTTCCTGGCCGGCGGGCTGCGCGAACTGCAGCGGAATATCGAAATGCGCTCGGGCAAAGTGCGCAATGAAAAGCGCTAA
- a CDS encoding MFS transporter codes for MKVNYPLLALAVGAFGIGTTEFSPMGLLPTIAKGVDVSIPMAGMLISAYAVGVMVGAPLMTLLLSHRARRSALIFLMAIFTLGNVLSAIAPDYTTLMLSRIITSLNHGAFFGLGSVVAASVVPKEKQASAVATMFMGLTIANIGGVPAATWLGETIGWRMSFLATAGLGVIAMLGLWFSLPKGSAGARPDVKRELSVLVRPQVLTALLTTVLGAGAMFTLYTYISPVLQHITEATPLFVTTMLVLIGVGFSIGNYLGGKFADRSESATLKGFLLLLVAIMLVIPLLARSDIGAAVSMVIWGAATFAVVPPLQMRVMRVASEAPGLSSSVNIGAFNLGNALGAAAGGAVVSAGLGYSFVPVMGAIIAGLALLLVLFTSRTAAKVAYANG; via the coding sequence ATGAAAGTGAATTATCCCTTGTTAGCGCTGGCGGTAGGGGCGTTCGGCATCGGCACTACCGAATTCTCACCCATGGGCTTGCTGCCGACTATCGCCAAAGGGGTGGACGTCTCCATTCCGATGGCCGGCATGTTGATCAGCGCCTATGCCGTCGGCGTGATGGTCGGCGCGCCCCTGATGACGCTGCTGTTGTCGCACCGGGCGCGCAGAAGCGCGCTGATTTTCCTGATGGCGATCTTTACCCTGGGCAACGTGCTGTCGGCCATCGCGCCGGATTACACCACCCTGATGCTGTCGCGCATCATCACCAGCCTGAATCACGGCGCCTTCTTTGGCCTCGGATCGGTGGTGGCCGCCAGCGTGGTGCCGAAAGAGAAACAGGCCAGCGCCGTGGCGACCATGTTTATGGGGCTGACCATCGCCAATATCGGCGGGGTGCCCGCCGCGACCTGGCTGGGTGAAACCATCGGCTGGCGCATGTCGTTCCTGGCGACGGCAGGGCTGGGCGTGATCGCCATGCTGGGGCTGTGGTTCTCGTTGCCGAAAGGCAGCGCCGGCGCGCGCCCTGACGTGAAACGCGAGCTGTCGGTGCTGGTGCGGCCGCAGGTGCTGACCGCGCTGCTGACCACCGTGCTGGGGGCGGGCGCGATGTTCACGCTCTATACCTATATCTCGCCGGTATTGCAGCACATCACCGAGGCGACGCCGCTGTTCGTGACGACCATGCTGGTGCTGATCGGCGTCGGTTTCTCGATCGGCAACTACCTGGGCGGCAAGTTCGCCGACCGTTCCGAGAGCGCGACGCTGAAGGGCTTCCTGCTGTTGTTGGTGGCCATCATGCTGGTGATCCCGCTGCTGGCGCGCAGTGACATCGGCGCTGCGGTGAGCATGGTGATTTGGGGCGCGGCGACCTTCGCCGTGGTGCCGCCGCTGCAGATGCGCGTGATGCGCGTGGCCAGCGAAGCGCCGGGCCTGTCGTCTTCGGTCAACATCGGCGCTTTCAACCTGGGCAATGCGCTGGGCGCCGCCGCCGGTGGCGCGGTGGTCTCCGCCGGTTTGGGCTACAGCTTCGTGCCGGTGATGGGGGCGATTATCGCCGGGTTGGCGCTGCTGTTGGTGTTGTTCACCAGCCGCACCGCCGCAAAAGTCGCTTACGCCAACGGCTAA
- a CDS encoding NAD-dependent epimerase/dehydratase family protein, with product MVLRTDVGRILITGAGGRVATAFRQAMGDRYPLRLAERDISLLRDLQPGDEVISFNIADLDACRAACANIDTVLHLAADPSPDADFCGSLMDNNILGTFNIFRAAKDAGCRRVVFASSAQAVEGYPLDYQIRPDDAPKPKNLYGASKAFGEGIAAYFAHQEGLSALSVRIANFTTLSPDDRLSARDMSAFLSHRDAADLLERCIRIEGVQYAVVHGVSNNRYTRLSLEETRRLLGYAPQDDAFSLLGFA from the coding sequence ATGGTGTTGCGTACTGATGTAGGACGGATTCTGATCACTGGCGCCGGCGGCCGGGTAGCCACGGCGTTTCGTCAGGCAATGGGCGATCGCTACCCGCTACGATTGGCGGAACGGGATATCAGCCTGCTGCGCGATCTGCAGCCCGGCGACGAAGTCATCAGCTTCAACATCGCCGATCTCGACGCCTGCCGCGCGGCCTGCGCCAATATCGACACCGTGTTGCACCTGGCGGCCGATCCCTCCCCCGACGCCGACTTCTGCGGCTCGTTGATGGACAACAACATTCTCGGCACCTTCAATATCTTCCGCGCGGCGAAAGACGCCGGTTGCCGCCGGGTGGTGTTCGCCAGCAGCGCACAGGCGGTGGAAGGCTATCCGCTCGATTACCAAATCCGCCCGGACGACGCGCCGAAGCCGAAGAATCTGTACGGCGCCAGCAAAGCCTTCGGCGAAGGCATTGCCGCCTACTTCGCCCATCAGGAAGGGCTTTCCGCCCTGTCGGTGCGTATCGCCAACTTCACCACCCTCAGCCCGGACGATCGGCTCAGTGCCCGCGACATGAGCGCGTTTCTCAGCCATCGCGACGCCGCCGATCTGCTGGAGCGCTGCATTCGCATCGAAGGGGTGCAATATGCGGTGGTGCACGGGGTTTCCAACAACCGCTACACGCGTTTATCGCTGGAAGAAACCCGCCGCCTGCTGGGTTACGCCCCGCAGGACGATGCGTTCAGCCTGCTCGGCTTTGCGTAG
- a CDS encoding LysR family transcriptional regulator — MFDWQDLKYFVALARTGSLSAASRELGCDHATVGRRVAALEQALGLRLIVRLPRSTPLTQDGQAIAGLAAEIEAQSQAIARHARSAGTMPQADVRISAPPSIAAHILAPRITEFNQAFPQIVVTLAGESALAELDRGEADIAVRMVRPQQPELLTQRIGMMRYALYAAPEHAALPDAARRFLAYDHHYQQQPHQQWLQQLLQGRPVVFQASDLFSLQQAARSGLGAAVLPTFVADGDPDLVPLPTASAAPTRELWLVTYPDLARTAAVRAVMNFLVETLGKTCPLPA; from the coding sequence ATGTTTGACTGGCAGGATTTAAAATACTTCGTGGCGCTGGCGCGCACCGGTTCGTTGTCGGCGGCATCGCGGGAGTTGGGTTGCGATCACGCCACCGTCGGGCGACGCGTAGCGGCGCTGGAACAGGCGCTCGGCCTGCGTTTGATCGTACGGCTGCCGCGCAGCACACCGTTGACCCAGGACGGGCAGGCGATTGCCGGGCTGGCGGCGGAGATCGAGGCGCAAAGTCAGGCTATCGCCCGCCATGCGCGCAGCGCTGGCACAATGCCCCAGGCCGACGTGCGCATCAGTGCGCCGCCGTCGATCGCCGCGCATATTCTCGCGCCGCGCATCACCGAATTTAATCAGGCTTTCCCACAAATCGTCGTGACGCTGGCGGGTGAGTCCGCGCTCGCCGAGCTGGATCGCGGCGAAGCGGACATCGCCGTGCGCATGGTGCGCCCGCAGCAACCGGAGCTGCTGACGCAACGCATCGGCATGATGCGCTACGCGCTGTACGCCGCGCCAGAGCACGCCGCACTGCCCGATGCGGCGCGCCGCTTTCTCGCCTATGACCATCACTACCAACAGCAGCCGCATCAGCAATGGCTGCAACAGCTGTTACAGGGGCGACCCGTGGTCTTTCAGGCCAGCGATCTGTTTTCACTGCAGCAAGCGGCACGATCGGGGTTAGGCGCCGCCGTTTTACCGACGTTTGTCGCCGATGGCGATCCGGATCTGGTCCCGTTGCCCACGGCAAGCGCCGCGCCAACGCGCGAGCTTTGGCTGGTGACGTATCCCGATTTGGCGCGCACCGCCGCCGTGCGCGCGGTGATGAATTTCCTGGTCGAAACGCTCGGCAAAACGTGCCCATTGCCGGCATAA
- a CDS encoding SDR family NAD(P)-dependent oxidoreductase, translating into MNLQLQQRTALVTGASEGIGAGMVRVLAAQGVKVVATARRGDRLQVLADEVERQGAARPLVIVADVTEPEALARLAAQALRQVGTVDILINAVGAFHPTTLNDSDRSWDDAFALNFTPARRLTQALLPAMQAQGWGRIINISGSMEPRNLSAASAAKGALHLWAKGLAGDVAAQGITVNTLQPGRINSEQIRERLYACDEARQAFIAQHIPIGYFGEPEDMAYLAAFLCSPLARYITGAVIPVDGGMHYFAH; encoded by the coding sequence ATGAATTTGCAATTGCAGCAACGCACGGCATTGGTCACGGGCGCCAGCGAAGGGATCGGTGCCGGCATGGTCAGGGTATTGGCCGCTCAAGGGGTCAAGGTAGTGGCCACCGCACGACGCGGTGACCGGCTGCAGGTCTTGGCGGATGAGGTGGAACGGCAAGGGGCGGCGCGTCCGCTGGTGATCGTTGCCGATGTGACCGAGCCTGAGGCTCTCGCCCGTTTGGCGGCGCAGGCGCTGCGCCAGGTGGGGACCGTCGATATTCTGATCAACGCGGTCGGCGCGTTTCACCCCACGACGCTGAACGACAGCGATCGCAGCTGGGATGACGCCTTTGCTTTGAACTTCACGCCGGCTCGGCGGTTAACTCAGGCGCTGTTGCCGGCCATGCAGGCGCAAGGCTGGGGCCGGATTATCAACATCAGCGGCTCGATGGAGCCGCGCAACCTGAGCGCCGCCAGCGCCGCCAAGGGCGCATTGCATCTGTGGGCCAAAGGATTGGCCGGTGATGTGGCTGCGCAGGGGATTACCGTCAATACGTTACAGCCGGGGCGCATCAACAGTGAACAGATCCGCGAGCGCTTATACGCTTGTGATGAAGCGCGCCAGGCGTTCATTGCGCAACATATCCCGATTGGCTACTTCGGCGAACCGGAAGACATGGCCTATCTGGCGGCGTTTCTTTGTTCCCCGCTCGCGCGATATATCACCGGTGCGGTGATCCCGGTAGATGGTGGCATGCATTATTTCGCGCATTGA
- the bglF gene encoding PTS beta-glucoside transporter subunit IIABC: MKYDTLASEILAGVGGRDNVKSLVHCATRLRFKLRDDSRANAAALKKNPGVIMVVESGGQFQVVVGNHVAEVFDAVNRVGGLAEGASNGSDADGKKDNLLSRFIDLVSGIFTPLLGVMAASGILKGFLALSLACGWLLESGGTFKMLFAASDSLFYFFPIMLGYTAGKKFGGNPFVTMAIGGALTHPLMMAAFEAAQQPGAVREYFFGIPLTFINYSSSVIPIIFAAWVSCRLEPLFNRVIHSALRNFITPLLCLAITVPLTFLLIGPAATWLSHLLANGYQSIYAFNPIIAGAFMGAMWQVCVIFGLHWGLVPLMINNLSVLGRDTMVPLLLPAVMGQVGATLGVMLRTRDAKLRALSASAIGAGIFGITEPAVYGVTLPNKRPFIFGCIGGALGGAVIGYFHTSVYSFGLVSVFTFAQIIPGGGIDATVWGAIGGTLLSFVFAALASYLFGVAPAEDAAQPEAAAPLNRKQAILSPIAGDIVPLDQVNDATFASGLLGKGVAIAPQQGRVVAPVSGSVASLFKTKHAIGIESDDGAEILIHVGIDTVKLDGAHFTAHVREGERIAPGDLLIEFDQAAIHAAGYDTTTPIIISNSDDYVDVLTSGLSPVQEQAPLLTLLR, encoded by the coding sequence ATGAAATATGACACATTAGCCAGTGAGATTTTGGCCGGCGTCGGTGGCCGCGACAATGTGAAAAGCCTGGTGCACTGTGCCACCCGCCTGCGTTTCAAGCTGCGTGACGACAGCCGCGCCAACGCGGCAGCGCTGAAGAAAAACCCCGGTGTCATCATGGTGGTGGAGAGCGGCGGCCAGTTCCAGGTGGTGGTGGGCAACCACGTGGCGGAGGTGTTCGACGCGGTCAATCGGGTCGGCGGGTTGGCCGAAGGTGCGTCGAACGGCAGCGATGCGGACGGTAAAAAAGACAACCTGCTCAGCCGCTTTATCGATCTGGTGTCCGGCATTTTTACTCCGCTGCTCGGGGTGATGGCCGCTTCGGGGATCCTGAAAGGTTTCCTGGCGCTGAGCCTGGCCTGCGGCTGGCTGCTGGAGAGCGGCGGCACCTTCAAAATGCTGTTCGCCGCCAGCGACTCGCTGTTCTACTTCTTCCCGATCATGCTCGGCTACACCGCCGGGAAAAAATTCGGCGGCAACCCCTTCGTCACCATGGCGATCGGCGGCGCGTTGACGCACCCGCTGATGATGGCGGCGTTCGAAGCGGCGCAGCAGCCGGGGGCGGTGCGCGAATACTTCTTCGGCATTCCGCTGACCTTCATCAACTACAGCTCGTCGGTGATCCCGATCATTTTCGCGGCCTGGGTATCCTGCCGCCTGGAGCCGCTGTTTAACCGGGTGATCCACAGCGCGCTGCGCAATTTCATCACGCCGCTGCTGTGCCTGGCGATCACCGTGCCGTTGACCTTCCTGCTGATCGGCCCGGCGGCGACCTGGCTCAGCCACCTGCTGGCCAACGGCTATCAGAGCATTTACGCCTTCAACCCGATCATCGCCGGCGCCTTTATGGGGGCGATGTGGCAGGTGTGCGTGATCTTCGGCCTGCATTGGGGGTTGGTGCCGTTGATGATCAATAACCTGAGCGTGCTGGGGCGCGACACCATGGTGCCGCTGCTGTTGCCGGCGGTGATGGGGCAGGTCGGCGCCACGCTGGGCGTGATGCTGCGCACCCGCGACGCCAAGCTGCGGGCGCTGTCCGCTTCGGCCATCGGCGCCGGGATCTTCGGCATCACCGAACCGGCGGTGTACGGCGTCACGCTGCCGAACAAACGCCCGTTCATCTTCGGCTGCATCGGCGGCGCGCTGGGCGGTGCGGTGATCGGCTACTTCCATACCTCGGTCTACTCGTTCGGCCTGGTGAGCGTATTCACCTTCGCGCAGATTATCCCCGGCGGCGGCATCGACGCCACGGTATGGGGCGCGATCGGCGGCACCCTACTGTCGTTCGTGTTTGCCGCGCTGGCCAGCTACCTGTTCGGCGTTGCGCCGGCGGAAGACGCGGCGCAGCCTGAAGCCGCCGCGCCGCTTAACCGCAAACAGGCCATTCTCAGCCCGATCGCCGGCGACATTGTGCCGCTGGATCAGGTGAACGACGCGACCTTCGCCAGCGGCCTGCTGGGGAAAGGGGTGGCGATCGCGCCGCAGCAGGGGCGCGTGGTGGCGCCGGTCAGCGGCAGCGTGGCGTCGCTGTTCAAAACCAAACACGCCATCGGCATCGAATCAGACGACGGCGCGGAGATTCTTATCCACGTCGGCATCGATACCGTGAAGCTGGACGGGGCGCATTTCACCGCCCACGTGCGGGAAGGTGAGCGGATCGCTCCAGGAGATCTGCTGATTGAGTTCGACCAGGCGGCGATCCATGCCGCCGGCTATGACACCACCACGCCGATCATCATCAGCAACAGCGATGACTACGTGGACGTGTTGACCAGCGGCCTGTCTCCGGTGCAGGAACAGGCGCCGCTGCTGACTTTATTACGCTAA
- a CDS encoding glycoside hydrolase family 1 protein, whose protein sequence is MNGKFPQHFLWGGAVAANQVEGAYQADGKGLSTSDLQPQGIFGAITPRTAGDSGIKDVAIDFYHRYPEDIALFAEMGFKCLRTSIAWTRIFPQGDEETPNEAGLAFYDRLFDEMAKYGIQPLITLSHYEMPYGLVKHYGGWGDRRTIDFFERYARTVFERYKHKVKHWLTFNEINMSLHAPFTGVGLPQESDKSAIYQAIHHQLVASARAVKACHEIVPEGKIGNMLLGGILYPLSCKPEDLLETQRQNRDWLFFGDVQARGYYPAYMQRFFRENGIQVAITEEDRQTLRETIDFISFSYYMSGCVTADPAQYETARGNILDMVPNPHLASSEWGWQIDPIGLRYLLNVLYDRYQKPLFIVENGLGAKDRVEADGSIHDDYRINYLNDHLVQVAEAIDDGVEVMGYTSWGPIDLVSASKAEMSKRYGFIHVDRDDAGNGSLERRRKKSFYWYRDVIHSNGASLKDRR, encoded by the coding sequence ATGAACGGCAAGTTTCCGCAACATTTTCTGTGGGGCGGCGCGGTAGCGGCGAACCAGGTAGAAGGCGCGTATCAGGCCGACGGCAAGGGGCTGTCGACCTCCGATCTGCAGCCGCAGGGCATCTTCGGCGCCATTACGCCGCGCACGGCGGGCGACAGCGGCATCAAGGACGTGGCGATCGATTTCTATCACCGCTATCCGGAGGACATCGCGCTGTTCGCCGAAATGGGCTTCAAGTGCCTGCGCACCTCGATCGCCTGGACGCGCATTTTCCCGCAGGGCGACGAAGAGACGCCGAACGAAGCCGGGCTGGCGTTTTACGATCGGCTGTTCGACGAGATGGCGAAGTACGGCATTCAGCCGCTGATCACGCTGTCGCACTATGAAATGCCTTACGGCCTGGTGAAGCACTACGGCGGCTGGGGCGATCGCCGCACCATCGATTTCTTCGAGCGTTATGCGCGCACCGTGTTCGAACGCTACAAGCACAAGGTCAAACACTGGCTGACCTTCAACGAGATCAACATGTCGCTGCACGCGCCCTTCACCGGCGTCGGCCTGCCGCAGGAGAGCGACAAGAGCGCCATCTATCAGGCGATCCACCATCAGCTGGTGGCCAGCGCCAGAGCGGTGAAGGCCTGCCACGAGATCGTGCCGGAGGGCAAAATCGGCAACATGCTGCTGGGCGGCATTCTGTATCCGCTGAGCTGCAAGCCGGAAGATCTGCTGGAAACCCAGCGGCAAAACCGCGACTGGCTGTTCTTCGGCGACGTGCAGGCGCGCGGCTATTACCCGGCCTATATGCAGCGCTTCTTCCGTGAAAACGGCATTCAGGTGGCGATCACCGAGGAAGATCGGCAAACGCTGCGCGAAACCATCGATTTCATCTCGTTCAGCTATTACATGAGCGGCTGCGTCACCGCCGATCCGGCGCAGTACGAGACGGCGCGCGGCAACATTCTCGATATGGTGCCGAACCCGCATCTGGCCAGCTCGGAGTGGGGGTGGCAAATCGATCCGATCGGGCTGCGCTACCTGCTCAACGTGCTGTACGACCGCTATCAGAAGCCGCTGTTCATCGTCGAGAACGGGCTGGGCGCCAAAGACCGCGTCGAAGCCGACGGCAGCATCCACGACGACTACCGCATCAACTACCTCAATGACCATCTGGTGCAGGTGGCGGAAGCGATCGACGACGGCGTCGAGGTGATGGGCTACACCAGCTGGGGGCCGATCGATCTGGTCAGCGCCTCGAAGGCGGAAATGTCGAAGCGCTACGGCTTCATTCACGTCGACAGGGACGATGCCGGCAACGGCAGCCTCGAGCGCCGCCGCAAGAAGAGTTTCTATTGGTATCGCGATGTGATCCACAGCAACGGCGCCAGCCTGAAAGACCGGCGCTAG
- a CDS encoding carbohydrate porin yields MTLAALALLCSQAQAETLQTGKDVEAPTAKWEGVALGFEPPQPGLLGDMLGIRPILEDHGFHYNLGYLSQLSYNAGGGYNHDKQASYIDQFSLTFSQDLQALTGIPDAAIEGNIVNRNHDNNLTRDRLQDPRVGLTDLSQESFGGQSITRLGWLTFSRSFLDRRLQWRIGMMNKVQDFDQIIPCDFQTLTLCGGKSANSLTWYNWNVHYWGTTLQYKLTDGLTLKGGVMEQNPSAPSRSHAWSWSTKGSKGFLLPMELELKTHAVNQLPGVYNLGVLFTNARQSDLYEGVSGGPGASDPQGYRSHDRTWFLYTGFNQQVTRHADDVNRGLSVFYSLGLGDQRSNYLHWSTSTGIRYRGLFDARPDDWLGLGVSVVKLSDRYKDNQRYLNQMSGISDYHDPNYRPVPGHSVTAELYYRVNVTPWLQLQPGLQYWHHPAGVSETQDAWVTALKTVVTF; encoded by the coding sequence ATGACCCTGGCGGCGCTGGCGCTGCTCTGTAGCCAGGCGCAGGCGGAAACGCTGCAAACCGGCAAGGACGTCGAAGCCCCCACCGCCAAATGGGAAGGGGTGGCGCTCGGCTTTGAGCCGCCACAGCCCGGGCTGTTGGGGGATATGCTGGGGATCAGGCCGATCCTGGAGGATCACGGCTTCCACTATAACCTCGGCTACCTCAGCCAGCTGTCGTATAACGCCGGCGGCGGTTACAACCACGACAAACAGGCGTCGTACATCGACCAGTTCTCGCTGACCTTCAGCCAGGATTTGCAGGCGCTGACCGGCATTCCGGACGCGGCGATCGAAGGCAATATCGTCAACCGCAACCATGATAACAACCTGACCCGCGATCGCTTGCAGGATCCGCGCGTCGGCCTGACCGATCTGTCGCAGGAGAGCTTTGGCGGGCAGTCGATTACCCGACTGGGCTGGTTGACCTTCAGCCGTTCCTTCCTCGATCGCCGGCTGCAGTGGCGCATCGGCATGATGAACAAGGTGCAGGATTTCGATCAGATCATTCCCTGCGATTTTCAGACGCTGACGCTGTGCGGCGGCAAGTCCGCCAACTCGTTGACCTGGTACAACTGGAACGTGCATTACTGGGGCACCACGCTGCAATACAAGCTGACCGACGGCCTGACCCTCAAGGGCGGCGTGATGGAGCAGAACCCGAGCGCCCCCAGCCGCAGCCACGCCTGGAGCTGGTCCACCAAGGGCAGCAAAGGCTTCCTGTTGCCGATGGAGCTGGAGCTGAAAACCCACGCCGTCAACCAGCTGCCGGGGGTGTATAACCTGGGCGTGCTGTTCACCAACGCGCGCCAGAGCGATCTCTATGAAGGGGTGTCCGGCGGGCCGGGCGCCAGCGATCCGCAGGGCTATCGCAGCCACGATCGCACCTGGTTCCTGTATACCGGTTTCAACCAGCAGGTGACGCGCCATGCGGATGACGTCAACCGCGGTCTGAGCGTGTTTTACAGCCTGGGGCTGGGAGATCAGCGCAGCAACTACCTGCACTGGTCTACCTCGACCGGCATTCGCTATCGCGGGCTGTTCGATGCGCGGCCGGACGACTGGTTGGGGCTCGGCGTGTCGGTGGTGAAACTGAGCGACCGCTATAAAGACAATCAGCGTTATCTCAACCAGATGAGCGGCATCAGCGATTATCACGATCCGAACTACCGGCCGGTACCGGGCCACTCGGTGACGGCGGAGCTGTATTACCGGGTTAACGTCACGCCGTGGCTGCAGCTGCAGCCGGGCCTGCAGTACTGGCATCACCCGGCGGGCGTCAGCGAGACGCAGGACGCTTGGGTGACGGCGTTGAAAACGGTGGTGACCTTCTGA
- a CDS encoding HD domain-containing protein, which translates to MTNTLAERARRYATKAHAAIDQRRKYTDDPYIVHPQAVMELVRSVPHTEEMLAAAWLHDTVEDTPTTLGDIDSHFGPKVAELVRMLTNVSHAEDGNRFERKNRDRRHSAGASPQAKTIKLADLIDNTRSLLDYDSHFAQTYLIEKQRLLEVLTEGDPTLWRQASHIVEQGLLRLQQPPHNVPASWFEHARRRYRESDAA; encoded by the coding sequence ATGACGAACACGCTTGCAGAACGCGCGCGCCGCTACGCCACCAAGGCGCATGCGGCCATCGATCAGCGCCGCAAATACACCGACGATCCGTACATCGTCCACCCGCAGGCGGTGATGGAGCTGGTGCGCAGCGTACCGCACACCGAAGAGATGCTGGCCGCCGCCTGGCTGCATGATACGGTAGAAGACACGCCCACCACCCTCGGCGATATCGACAGCCATTTCGGGCCGAAGGTGGCAGAGCTGGTGCGGATGCTAACCAACGTCAGCCACGCCGAGGACGGCAACCGCTTCGAGCGCAAAAACCGCGATCGGCGCCACAGCGCCGGCGCATCGCCGCAGGCCAAAACCATCAAGCTGGCGGATCTTATCGACAACACCCGCTCGCTGCTGGACTACGACAGCCACTTCGCCCAGACCTACCTGATCGAGAAACAGCGCCTGCTGGAGGTGCTGACCGAAGGTGACCCGACGCTGTGGCGCCAGGCCAGCCATATCGTTGAACAGGGGCTGCTCAGGTTGCAGCAGCCGCCGCACAACGTGCCCGCCAGCTGGTTCGAGCACGCACGCCGGCGCTACCGCGAGAGCGACGCGGCCTGA
- a CDS encoding MarR family winged helix-turn-helix transcriptional regulator — protein sequence MKSTETEQPKAKNLLQLDQQLCFALYSANLALHKVYRKLLSQLELTYPQYLVMMVLWERDRVTVSDIGERLFLDSATLTPLLKRLETAGLLVRYRATTDERQVIIALTEAGRALRERAQSVPEAVMCATDCSLDEIVSLKQQLEKLRGSLIDQI from the coding sequence ATGAAAAGCACCGAGACCGAACAACCCAAGGCGAAGAACCTGCTGCAGCTCGATCAGCAGCTCTGTTTCGCGCTGTACTCCGCCAACCTGGCGCTGCACAAAGTTTATCGCAAGCTGTTGAGCCAGCTCGAACTCACCTACCCGCAATACCTGGTGATGATGGTGCTGTGGGAGCGCGATCGGGTGACGGTATCGGATATCGGCGAGCGGCTGTTCCTCGATTCCGCCACGCTGACGCCGCTGCTGAAGCGGCTGGAAACCGCCGGTTTGCTGGTGCGTTATCGCGCCACCACCGACGAGCGGCAGGTGATCATCGCCCTGACCGAAGCCGGCCGCGCGCTGCGCGAGCGGGCGCAATCGGTGCCCGAGGCGGTGATGTGCGCCACCGACTGCAGCCTGGACGAGATCGTCTCGCTCAAACAGCAACTGGAAAAGCTGCGCGGCAGCCTGATCGATCAGATTTGA
- a CDS encoding organic hydroperoxide resistance protein: MSIEKVVYRAHATATGGRDGRATSSDGVLDVKLGVPKEMGGAGGEVTNPEQLFAAGYSACFLGALKFVAAKEKVKIPAEAKIDGTVGIGEIPNGFGIEVQLDISLPGIERSVAEDLVKKAHVVCPYSNATRGNIDVTLNVK, translated from the coding sequence ATGTCTATTGAGAAAGTGGTTTACCGCGCTCACGCCACCGCAACCGGCGGCCGCGACGGCCGTGCGACCTCCTCCGACGGCGTGTTGGACGTGAAACTGGGCGTGCCGAAAGAGATGGGCGGCGCCGGCGGCGAAGTCACCAACCCCGAGCAGCTGTTCGCCGCCGGTTACTCGGCCTGTTTCCTCGGCGCGCTGAAGTTTGTCGCGGCGAAAGAAAAGGTCAAAATCCCGGCCGAAGCCAAGATCGACGGTACCGTCGGCATCGGTGAAATCCCGAACGGTTTCGGCATCGAAGTGCAGCTGGATATCTCGCTGCCGGGCATCGAGCGCAGCGTGGCGGAAGATTTAGTGAAAAAGGCGCACGTGGTGTGCCCATACTCCAACGCCACCCGTGGAAATATCGATGTGACTCTGAACGTTAAGTAA